One window from the genome of Saimiri boliviensis isolate mSaiBol1 chromosome 2, mSaiBol1.pri, whole genome shotgun sequence encodes:
- the LOC101050612 gene encoding LOW QUALITY PROTEIN: cAMP and cAMP-inhibited cGMP 3',5'-cyclic phosphodiesterase 10A-like (The sequence of the model RefSeq protein was modified relative to this genomic sequence to represent the inferred CDS: inserted 2 bases in 1 codon), producing MQGVVYELNSYLEQRLDTGGDNQLLLYELSSIIKIATKDDGFALYFLGECNNSLCIFIPPRIKEGKPCLIPAGPITRGTTISAYVAKSRKTLLVEDILWDERFPRGTGLESGTHIPSVLCLPIVTTVGDLIGILELYRQWGKGAFCLSHQANLAWASVAIHQVQVCRGLAKQTELNDSLLDVSKTHFDNIVAIDSLLERIMIYAKNLVKADCCALFQVDHKNKELYSDLFDTGAEKEGKPVLKKTKEIRFSIEKGIAGHVARTGEVLNIPDAYADPRCNREVDLYTGYTTRNILCTPIVSRGSVIGVVQMVNKISGSAFSKTDEDSFKMFAVYYALALHCANMYHRIHHSDCIYRVTLEKLSCHSICTAEEWQGLLRVTLPMCLCEDIELFHFDIGPFKNTWPGIFVYMVHQSCGTSCFELXKLCRFIMSVKKNYRRVPYHNWKQVVTVAHCMYAILQNNHTLFTDLEHKGLLIACLCHDLDHRGFTNSYLQKFDQPLAAVYSASTTEQHHFSQMVSILQLEGHNIFSTLSSSEYEQVLEIIRKAIIATDLALHFGKRKQLQEMYQTRSLNLNHQSHRDRVIGLMMTACDLSSETKLWPVTKLMAKDIYAEFWAEGDEMKKLGLQPIPMMDRDKKDEVLQGQLEFYKAVAIPCYTTLTQILPPTEPLLQACRDNLSQWEKVIRGEETATWISSPSVAQKAAACED from the exons ATGCAGGGAGTTGTATATGAACTAAACAGCTACTTAGAACAACGGTTGGACACAGGAGGAGACAACCAGCTACTCCTCTATGAACTGAGCAGCATCATAAAAATAGCCACAAAAGATGATGGATTTGCACTGTATTTCCTTGGAGAGTGCAATAATAGCCTGTGCATATTCATACCACCTAGGATAAAGGAAGGAAAACCCTGCCTCATCCCTGCTGGGCCCATCACCCGGGGCACCACCATCTCTGCTTATGTGGCCAAGTCCAGGAAAACACTGTTAGTAGAAGACATCCTTTGGGATGAACGATTTCCACGAGGTACTGGACTGGAATCAGGGACTCACATCCCGTCTGTTCTTTGCTTACCAATTGTCACTACAGTTGGTGACTTGATTGGTATTCTTGAGCTGTATCGGCAGTGGGGCAAAGGAGCCTTCTGTCTTAGTCACCAGGCAAATCTTGCCTGGGCTTCAGTAGCAATACATCAGGTGCAGGTATGCAGAGGCCTTGCCAAACAGACTGAATTGAATGACTCTCTACTCGATGTATCAAAAACACATTTTGATAACATAGTTGCAATAGATTCTCTGCTTGAACGCATAATGATATATGCAAAAAACCTGGTGAAGGCAGATTGTTGTGCACTTTTCCAGGTAGACCATAAGAACAAGGAGTTATATTCAGACCTTTTTGATACTGGAgcggaaaaggaaggaaaacctGTCTTGAAGAAGACCAAAGAGATAAGATTTTCAATAGAGAAAGGAATTGCTGGCCATGTAGCAAGAACAGGGGAAGTCCTGAACATTCCAGATGCCTATGCAGACCCACGCTGTAACAGAGAAGTAGACTTGTACACAGGCTACACCACGCGGAACATCCTGTGCACACCCATCGTCAGCCGAGGAAGCGTGATAGGTGTTGTGCAAATGGTCAACAAAATAAGTGGCAGTGCCTTTTCTAAAACTGATGAAGACAGCTTTAAAATGTTTGCCGTCTATTACGCTTTAGCTTTACACTGTGCTAATATGTATCATAGAATTCACCACTCAGACTGCATTTACCGGGTAACGCTGGAAAAGCTGTCCTGTCATAGCATTTGTACTGCAGAAGAGTGGCAAGGCCTCCTGCGAGTCACCCTTCCCATGTGTCTCTGCGAAGACATTGAATTATTCCACTTTGACATTGGTCCTTTCAAAAATACGTGGCCTGGGATTTTTGTCTATATGGTTCATCAGTCCTGTGGGACATCCTGCTTTGAGCT GAAGTTGTGTCGTTTTATTATGTCTGTGAAGAAGAACTACCGGCGAGTTCCCTATCACAACTGGAAGCAGGTGGTCACTGTAGCGCACTGCATGTACGCCATACTTCAGAACAACCACACGCTTTTCACAGACCTTGAGCACAAAGGACTGCTGATTGCGTGTCTGTGTCATGACCTGGACCACAGGGGCTTTACTAACAGCTACCTGCAGAAGTTCGACCAACCTCTGGCAGCTGTCTACTCCGCCTCCACCACGGAGCAGCACCACTTCTCCCAGATGGTGTCCATCCTCCAGTTGGAAGGGCACAATATCTTCTCCACCCTGAGCTCCAGTGAATATGAGCAGGTGCTTGAGATCATCCGCAAAGCCATCATTGCCACAGACCTTGCTTTACACTTTGGAAAAAGGAAACAGTTGCAGGAGATGTACCAGACCAGATCGCTAAACCTTAATCATCAATCACATAGAGACCGTGTAATTGGTTTGATGATGACTGCCTGTGATCTTTCTTCTGAGACAAAACTGTGGCCTGTTACAAAATTGATGGCTAAAGATATATATGCAGAATTCTGGGCTGAGGGTgatgaaatgaagaaattggGATTACAGCCTATTCCTATGATGGACAGAGACAAGAAGGATGAAGTCCTACAAGGCCAGCTTGAGTTCTACAAGGCTGTAGCCATTCCCTGCTATACAACCCTTACCCAGATCCTCCCTCCCACGGAGCCTCTCCTTCAAGCATGCAGGGATAATCTCAGTCAGTGGGAGAAGGTGATTCGAGGGGAGGAGACTGCAACTTGGATTTCATCCCCTTCCGTGGCTCAGAAGGCAGCTGCATGTGAAGACTGA